The following nucleotide sequence is from uncultured Draconibacterium sp..
AAACTCACATGGACTGGATGGATCAGTTAAACGTTTTAAAACCGGCTTTGGAAACCATTAGCAACAGCAACGATCTTGATAAACAGCGACTGGAATACGCCACATTTAATCAGGCATGCTACAAAAGCCTTAAGATGTTTGGGCTCGATAACGAAACCACTTACTACCAGTTCTGCCCCATGGCCAACAACGACCAGGGTGCATTTTGGTTAAGCGGGACCAAAGAGATTCGAAATCCATATTTTGGAGATATGATGATGAGTTGCGGGGAAACCCGGGATTCAATAAAATAATATTCAATTTATTAACCATTAAAATTTTATAAGATGAAAACAAAAGTTTTGAGTTTAGTAGCCCTTTTTGTAATGGGCGCATTTACCGTTTTTGCAGGAAATAAAACGGAGAAAATTAAAGTTTACGGAAACTGTGGAATGTGTGAAAGCCGCATCGAGAAAGCGGTTAACGCAGTTGACGGTGTTTCGAAGGCAGACTGGAATAAAGAAACCAAAATGCTGGAAGTGACATTCGACGATGCAAAAACCGACATTCACAAAGTGCACATGGCAGTTGCAGCTGTTGGGCATGATACCGATATGCACAAAGCCAAAGATGAAGTTTACGACGAACTTCCTGGCTGCTGCAAATACGACCGTACAGCAGAATCCAAATCCGAGGAAGGACACGAGGGACATATGCATTAATTTTTAATTGAGCTAGAAAGAGAGGGTTTCATGAGTATTTGAAACCCTTTTTTTGTGATTAAAATTCGCAGGTTGTGGTAAAACTTCTACAAACAAATGTCAACTATTTTTCGTTTTCCTTCGTAAACAATACGCTTGCCCGACCTGTTAAAACTGGCATGATTTTATCGTAACAAAAACAACACACTTAAAAAGATTTATTATGAAGTATTATATTGAAACAACCATTGAAACCGACTTTGATTCAGCAGTAGAAAAAGTAAAAGAAGAACTTAAAAAAGAAGGATTTGGAGTGCTAACCGAAATTGATATTCACAAAACACTAAAAGCCAAACTGGATGTAGATTTTAAACAGTATAAAATACTTGGTGCCTGTAATCCACCAAAAGCTTTTGAAGCTCTGAAAGCTGAAGATTACATCGGGTTAATGCTTCCCTGTAATGTTGTCGTGCAAGAATCGTCGCATTCAAATAAAATCAATGTTTCGGCCATCGATCCGGTTGCTTCGATGATGGCTGTCAACAATGCTGCTATTGAACCAATTGCTCAAGAAATTAAAGAGAAACTTACAAAAGTTATCAGGCAATTATAATTTTTGTTAAGTAGAGGCAAAAAGAAGCCTTTCTGCAACTTTTTATTATTTTTGCTTTCCTCGGATGAGAACTGAACGATTAGAGCTTGAAAAATACTATAAACCATATCGGAAGTTTTTTACTGATTCTTGCAGGAGCAATTATCCTGTCGCATGCTTTTATTCCGCATCATTTGCACGATGGGCAGGCAGTTATCGAAACTTCCGCATATCAGTGTTCTTATCATCATCATGAAACTGGTTCTCAAACAGCAAGTTGTACGCATGATCATTCCGAGAATAAAACTCATGATTGTGTACTTCACAACCTGCTGGTTATTCCGGGGAAGCAAATAAGAGCCGACCAGCCACTAATTCTTGACATGCTGCAAAACTCGTACTGTTCATTGTTGATAGCCGGCGTGTTTAATGCCGATTCAAATATTAGCGAAAACAACTGGCAGTACCACATTCAAGGAACCATTCCCCTACCCACAAACATTTACACTTCCACAAAAGGGCTTCGCGCACCTCCTGTAGTTTAATTTTCCACCCCAACACAATTCTGATTCTTTTGAATCCTTACCCTGGTTATTATTTGGAAAATTAAATAGCATTAAAAAATGAAATTGAAATTTTTATGGGTGGCCACAATAGCTTTTTTATTGTTTTCATGCCATCAAAACTCAACCCATAATAGCGAAGCTGAACATGATCATGAACATGAGGCTGAAGCAGCAGAAAGTGAACACGAACACGAGAAAATCCAGTATACCGTTTACAGCAGCGATTTTGAATTATTTGCCGAAGCCGACGCAATGGTAACTGGCGAGCACGCTGTAGTACTGGCACATTTCACTTCGCTTAAGGATTTTAAACCGCTCGAGAAATCGGCGAAAATTACGGCCAAACTTATTGTAAACGGTAAAACGATAACGGAAACATTGGATGAACCGCTTCAAAAAGGAATGTATAGTTTTGAACTGGAACCAACAACAGCCGGTGAAGGAAGCTTGCATTTTGATATCGAAACCGAAGGAAATTTTTATGAAATAGCCATTGCTGATGTGGATGTTTTTGCCAACGACGAAGAACTACACAGCCATCACGATAACGGAGATGAGCTATCGGCAGTAAATGCTACAGTTTTTACGAAAGCACAATCGTGGAAGATTGATTTTGCAACTGCTTTACCACAGGAACAAGAATTCGGTCCTGCCATTAAAACAGTGGCAAGAATAGAACCCGCCCGCGGCGAAGAAGAGATTATTGCTGCAAAAGCATCCGGTTTGGTATTGTTCTCCAACAACAATTTGGTTGAAGGAAAACAAGTGGCAAATGGAGAGAAACTGTTTACGATTTCTTCCAGCGAAATGGCAGAGAACAACTTTGCTGTACAACTGGCTGAAGCCAAAAGCAATTATGAAACCAGTAAAGCAAATTACGAGCGAAAATCAGAACTTGTAAAAGACCGTTTAGTTTCTGAGCAGGAGTTGTTGAATGCAAAAAACAAGTATGAAACCAGCAAAGCCGTTTACGAAAATCTTTCAAAGAACTTCAATGAATCAGGCCAGATGGTGAAAAGTAAAATGAGTGGTTTTGTGAAACAGATTTTCGTTAGCAACGGACAATATGTGGCTGCCGGCCAGCCTTTGGTGAGCATCACGCAAAACAACAAATTGTTGCTTACCGCGCAGGTTCAACAGAAATACCTCTCGTATTTGCCATCAATTAATACGGCCAACATCACTACAATGCATGACAATAAAACATACACGTTGGAAGAATTGAACGGTAAAATTCTTTCGTATGGTAAGTCAGCAAGCAGTGATTCATACCTGTTTCCGGTGAGTCTTGAAATTGGAAATCATGCCGGTTTTGCTCCGGGAACTTTTGTTGAAGTATTTCTGAAAACAATGACCAATTCAAAAGCGATTACTGTTCCAAACAGCGCGTTACTTGAAGAACAGGGCATTTACTATGTTTTTGTTCAGATAACACCCGAAATGTTTGAAAAACGCGAGGTTAAAATCGCAGGAACGGATGGTTTACAAACTGAGGTAATTTCAGGATTAAATGCCGATGAGCGTATTGTAACGCAGGGTGCGATGCAGGTAAAACTGGCAAAATCAACCGGAGCTTTAGATCCCCATGCCGGTCATGTTCACTAAAAAACAGACATTATGATTAACAACATTATAAAGTTCTCGCTGAACAACAAATACCTTATTATTTTGTGTTCTGTGGTGCTGGTCGTGTTTGGAGTTTACACGGCAAAAAACATGGACATTGACGTGTTTCCCGACCTTACAGCGCCTACCGTAATTGTAATGACCGATGCTCATGGAATGGCTCCTGAAGAAGTGGAACGCCTGGTTACCTACCCCATTGAAACGGCAGTAAACGGAGCCATGGGTGTACGACGTGTGCGTTCAACATCAGGACTGGGATTTTCATTTGTCTGGGTCGATTTCGATTGGGGAACCGACGTTTACAAAGCACGCCAGGTAGTGAGTGAAAAACTGATTACCGTGCAGGAAGCCATGCCCGACAATGTGGGAGAACCAATTCTGGCGCCACAGTCGAGCGTAATGGGCGAAATATTTTTTATGGGCCTGCAAGCCGATACAACTGATTTGATGACGCTGCGTTCAATTGCAGAATGGGATATCCAACCGGTGATTCTGGCAACAGGTGGTGTTTCGCAGGTAACCATTATTGGTGGCGACTATAAACAGTACCAGGTGCTGGCCGATCCGCTAAAAATGAATTTTTACGGTGTATCCATCAATGAGCTGGCCGATGCCTGTCGCGAAATGAGCCAGAATTCAACAGGTAAAATC
It contains:
- a CDS encoding efflux RND transporter periplasmic adaptor subunit: MKLKFLWVATIAFLLFSCHQNSTHNSEAEHDHEHEAEAAESEHEHEKIQYTVYSSDFELFAEADAMVTGEHAVVLAHFTSLKDFKPLEKSAKITAKLIVNGKTITETLDEPLQKGMYSFELEPTTAGEGSLHFDIETEGNFYEIAIADVDVFANDEELHSHHDNGDELSAVNATVFTKAQSWKIDFATALPQEQEFGPAIKTVARIEPARGEEEIIAAKASGLVLFSNNNLVEGKQVANGEKLFTISSSEMAENNFAVQLAEAKSNYETSKANYERKSELVKDRLVSEQELLNAKNKYETSKAVYENLSKNFNESGQMVKSKMSGFVKQIFVSNGQYVAAGQPLVSITQNNKLLLTAQVQQKYLSYLPSINTANITTMHDNKTYTLEELNGKILSYGKSASSDSYLFPVSLEIGNHAGFAPGTFVEVFLKTMTNSKAITVPNSALLEEQGIYYVFVQITPEMFEKREVKIAGTDGLQTEVISGLNADERIVTQGAMQVKLAKSTGALDPHAGHVH
- a CDS encoding DUF302 domain-containing protein, which encodes MKYYIETTIETDFDSAVEKVKEELKKEGFGVLTEIDIHKTLKAKLDVDFKQYKILGACNPPKAFEALKAEDYIGLMLPCNVVVQESSHSNKINVSAIDPVASMMAVNNAAIEPIAQEIKEKLTKVIRQL
- a CDS encoding cation transporter; amino-acid sequence: MKTKVLSLVALFVMGAFTVFAGNKTEKIKVYGNCGMCESRIEKAVNAVDGVSKADWNKETKMLEVTFDDAKTDIHKVHMAVAAVGHDTDMHKAKDEVYDELPGCCKYDRTAESKSEEGHEGHMH